A single window of Rhizophagus irregularis chromosome 28, complete sequence DNA harbors:
- a CDS encoding uncharacterized protein (SECRETED:cutsite_VDA-HN; SECRETED:prob_0.9350); SECRETED:SignalP(1-28), with the protein MKRKSLKLSSIIFFCLLGLLVLTVIVDAHNNHHNKHHYHDKHHHCKHNKCKTITTTTTKTSTVTSSTCKPTPTLKNSKLNCPDHRKYDEKSCGHGHNRHCTKTVTCTRTKTTCVTPPPTCVPAGGECKLVDPGACCNLTCESVAGDVGKCL; encoded by the coding sequence atgaaaagaaaatctCTTAAACTTTCttcgatcatttttttttgcctgttAGGATTGCTAGTATTGACTGTTATTGTTGATGCTCATAATAACCACCATAATAAACACCATTATCATGATAAACATCATCATTGTAAacataataaatgtaaaactaTAACTACCACTACGACAAAAACTTCCACTGTAACCTCTTCAACTTGCAAACCCACTCCCACCCTTAAAAATTCTAAACTTAATTGTCCTGATCATCGAAAGTACGATGAAAAAAGCTGCGGTCATGGCCATAATCGTCATTGTACAAAAACTGTCACTTGTACGCGTACGAAAACCACGTGTGTTACTCCACCACCCACTTGTGTTCCTGCTGGTGGGGAATGCAAACTTGTAGATCCAGGTGCTTGCTGTAATCTAACTTGTGAAAGCGTTGCCGGAGATGTCGGAAAATGCTTATAA